Within the Flavobacterium sp. N502536 genome, the region TAGTTTTTAATTTAACAGCAATATCACGCGCTTCCTTTTTAAGATTTTTGATACTGACTTGATTCTCTTTTTTTAATTCGTTGTAGTCATCAATTTTAAATATTCCAGCTATATATAATTTTCTACCTCGAGAAAGTGTCAACTCCTCCTCATTTATTTTCCTCTCTAACACTTTTTGAGCGTATAAATAACTTGCTTTCTGCGTCTTTATATTCCTGTCTTCCAAAATGCCCTTAAATAATTCTATCGCATTATTTGAAAGTATCATTTGTTGAAGCTTATTTTCGTAGCAAGCATTAAGAAATCTTGCATTTATCCTTGTTCTGCAGCCATTATGGCAATGATAATATGGATATTTTTTCGATCTCCCATTTGATAAACTTCCGCCAAGCTTTCGATCACAAACAGGACAGGTTAAAAAAACTCTAAGAAAAAATAATGATTGTAAATCATCTCTTTTTGAAGTAGTTTTTCTTCTTTTATTAATAACAGACTGAATCTGATTAAACAAAGACTCTGATATCAATGGCTCGTGTAATGCTTTTACGACCCCCTCTTCACCAGAGTCAAGTGTGACCGGTATAAGCCCGCAATAAACAGGATTATGTAAAATCCTAAAAAAGTGTGACCTTGAACATACTAAGCCTTTATCATTAACTATTTTAATGATTTCGGATATTTTATGATCGTTCTTGGCAACTTGATAAAAAGCCCATTTTATAATTTCGGCTTCAGGCTCTTTAGGAGCGATACCCTTTTTACCATCCATTAATGTCAAATTAATAAATCCTAATGGTGCCTTACTAGGATGTCTGCCCATCAACTTCGCTCTACGAATGCCATTTGCCGTGTTTTGAGCTCTCCGGGTATTTTCTGCCTCAGGAACAGCTAAATATACAGCCAGCATAACAGTGCTTTCCGGCACAGTGAAGTCAATTGGCTGATCAATAGACTTTGCTGTCGTCTTGTATTTCCGAAGTTTTCCAATCATTTCATAAGCATACTCAACATTACGACTGAATCGATCCCATTTTATAAATAAAATATTTTTATCTTCTCCTGATGATTTCTTTTTTATTTCTGAAAATAATCGGTTCCATTCTGGCCTATTAAAATTCTTCGCAGAGAAATCTTCCCGATAAATTCCTTTGACTTCGATATCGTAGTATTTACAATATTTCAATAATCTGTCCTCCTGCTCCGGCAAGGAGTAACCTTTTCTTTTTTGTTCGTCCGTACTTACACGAACGTATAAATAGGCTGATTTCATATTATTAATGTATTTGTTATTTCAGCTGTATTTGATGCTGCA harbors:
- a CDS encoding recombinase family protein → MKSAYLYVRVSTDEQKRKGYSLPEQEDRLLKYCKYYDIEVKGIYREDFSAKNFNRPEWNRLFSEIKKKSSGEDKNILFIKWDRFSRNVEYAYEMIGKLRKYKTTAKSIDQPIDFTVPESTVMLAVYLAVPEAENTRRAQNTANGIRRAKLMGRHPSKAPLGFINLTLMDGKKGIAPKEPEAEIIKWAFYQVAKNDHKISEIIKIVNDKGLVCSRSHFFRILHNPVYCGLIPVTLDSGEEGVVKALHEPLISESLFNQIQSVINKRRKTTSKRDDLQSLFFLRVFLTCPVCDRKLGGSLSNGRSKKYPYYHCHNGCRTRINARFLNACYENKLQQMILSNNAIELFKGILEDRNIKTQKASYLYAQKVLERKINEEELTLSRGRKLYIAGIFKIDDYNELKKENQVSIKNLKKEARDIAVKLKTIDRKNQIEEKALVEIFQRFSEFETSDKRHLVNLIPPTDINFKTGDLSLDLNEAFLKILSKKSNRKINRKNEFH